Proteins encoded within one genomic window of Candidatus Binatia bacterium:
- a CDS encoding peptide ABC transporter ATP-binding protein — protein MSTPLLVARGLVKIFPLGRGLGKKREFVRAVDGVDLDVRPGETLGIVGESGCGKSTLGRLLLRLLEPTAGKVFFDGIDLSALSPRELRRKRREMQIVFQDPYGSLDPRMKVGDIVAEGIDIHGLARGAERTRRIAGLLERVGLSADAARRYPHEFSGGQRQRIGIARALAVEPRCIVADEPVSALDVSVQAQIVNLLEDLQRELGLAYVFISHDLRLVEHLSHRVAIMYLGKIVELAPSEELYANPRHPYTRALLSAVPVPDPGRRRERIVLAGEPPSPVSPPPGCAFHPRCPYAEDRCRREVPPLVVGSRGHAVACHVFPA, from the coding sequence GTGAGCACGCCGCTGCTCGTGGCCCGAGGGCTCGTCAAGATCTTCCCGCTCGGGCGCGGGCTCGGGAAGAAGCGAGAATTCGTGCGCGCCGTGGACGGCGTGGATCTCGACGTCCGTCCGGGCGAGACCCTCGGCATCGTGGGGGAGTCGGGTTGCGGGAAGTCCACCCTCGGCCGGCTGCTGCTCCGGCTTCTCGAGCCTACGGCAGGGAAGGTTTTTTTCGACGGGATCGACCTCTCCGCGCTTTCCCCCCGCGAGCTCCGGCGCAAAAGGCGCGAGATGCAGATCGTGTTCCAGGATCCCTACGGGTCGCTCGACCCGAGGATGAAAGTCGGGGACATCGTGGCCGAGGGGATCGACATCCACGGGCTCGCGCGGGGGGCGGAACGGACGCGGCGCATCGCCGGACTCCTCGAGCGCGTGGGCCTCTCCGCCGACGCCGCCCGGCGCTACCCTCACGAGTTCAGCGGCGGGCAGAGACAGCGCATCGGCATCGCCCGGGCGCTCGCTGTCGAGCCACGCTGCATCGTGGCCGACGAGCCGGTCTCGGCGCTCGACGTCTCGGTACAGGCTCAGATCGTGAACCTGCTCGAGGACTTGCAACGCGAGCTCGGCCTCGCCTACGTTTTCATCTCCCACGACCTCCGTCTGGTGGAGCATCTGAGCCACCGGGTGGCGATCATGTATCTCGGGAAGATCGTCGAGCTCGCGCCGAGCGAGGAGTTGTACGCGAACCCTCGGCACCCCTACACGCGCGCCCTTCTCTCCGCGGTTCCGGTCCCCGACCCCGGGCGCCGGCGGGAGCGGATCGTGCTTGCGGGAGAACCCCCGAGCCCCGTCTCGCCTCCTCCCGGCTGCGCTTTCCACCCGCGGTGCCCGTACGCCGAAGACCGCTGCCGCCGTGAAGTACCCCCTCTCGTGGTGGGTTCGCGAGGCCACGCGGTGGCCTGTCACGTCTTTCCGGCATGA
- a CDS encoding Rieske iron-sulfur protein: protein MTEVREKRRVRLGPPGDIPPGATRKFDFYVAGHRVGAFVVHYRGGFYAYLNRCRHIPMEMDWVENRFLTEDGLYILCATHGACYLPDTGECVSGPPFGKSLIRVPLVLEDGELVATYPENDDFFAET, encoded by the coding sequence ATGACGGAAGTCCGGGAGAAACGGCGCGTGCGCCTCGGACCTCCGGGAGACATCCCGCCCGGAGCCACCCGAAAATTCGACTTCTACGTCGCGGGGCACAGAGTGGGAGCGTTCGTCGTCCACTACCGGGGCGGATTTTACGCCTACCTGAACCGCTGCCGGCACATCCCGATGGAAATGGACTGGGTCGAGAACCGGTTCCTCACCGAAGACGGACTCTACATCCTGTGCGCGACCCACGGCGCCTGTTATCTCCCCGACACGGGCGAGTGCGTGAGCGGCCCTCCCTTCGGCAAGTCGCTGATCCGCGTGCCGCTCGTGCTCGAAGACGGCGAGCTCGTCGCGACCTACCCGGAAAACGACGACTTTTTCGCCGAAACCTGA
- a CDS encoding NAD-glutamate dehydrogenase produces MAELSKAIARLMEEKKQASEPRAEKRREAERGPSDFELFAARLLERAPRDFLDRYGVERVEALSRAAFDFFAAPGPRPRVRVYDPSYERDGWDAPVTVVETLLGDRPFVVDTVRLALDRYAPLLFLHPIVACERDSQGRLVRVVSEEAEAPRDSFLHVEIERLSSDEERKSLEAEIRERLADLVLVTDDYQAMRQTLSRIGEELRSPTATWPGPPPAPEVAAFLEWLDEGNFVFLGYRRYSTENGVVRAELESGLGLLRKPRSRFAQPTRLDSLPPPLRRRIETAAPFLVTKTNSESPVHRAARMDYVGVRSFAPSGACAGEHRILGLFTSRALAQEAAEVPVLRRKLALLLAEERLLPGSHDHKAFVALFQSIPKEIALALDADALRSQIRCIQAAERSDDLWLTAHPDGLQRGVFFLVILPRERFSAELARRTERKIVERLGGSVLDRHLVLDESPQARIHLYVAAPPEALEAVRPETLRLELRELLRTWEDELEEALVRTSEASRARSLARKYSSVFTPEYKATTPPELAARDVERFEKLERSREPQVALVEQEESSTTLLRLYLAGTRLVLSDFLPVLENLGLRVFDQDSIDLRAPDGTTIGLHAFDVLRRDGRKLGESAGPRLGEALLAHFRGRLLHDRLNTLVTEADLRWEQVTLLRAYAAHLSQTGAASFSTCVDVLTRYPECAKALWRYFEAKFDPSDPRSARERTTDVLPPLEDAFRKALDAVETARDDRVLRCLFATVEATVRTNFFARASEGVVAFKLDARNLAHLPRPRPYYEAFVYGPHVEGVHLRAARVARGGIRHTDRTDDYRTEILGLMKTQVAKNAVIVPSGAKGGFLVRRRDASAAEVVAAYRTFLDCLLDLVDNVVKGRVVPGPGVHYDGSDTYLVVAADKGTAAFSDIANEVARARGFWLGDAFASGGSRGYDHKKLGITARGAWECVRRHFREAGIDADREPIRVVGIGDMSGDVFGNGMLLSRHLRLVAAFDHRHVFLDPEGDPATAYDERARLFRLPRSSWADYDPAKLGPGGGVFPRTAKRVPLSPEVRAALGVEETSLSGEELVRAVLRADVDLLWNGGIGTYVKASSETHADAGDPANDSVRVDANQVRAKVVGEGGNLGFTQSARVEYALGGGRINTDAIDNAGGVTLSDHEVNIKIALAPAVESGRLDEPARDRLLAEITEDVVRRVLRQNVRQSLALGLEQSRSRKKLGDFLEWIHELEALGELDRAAERLPDRDTLRRRRADFLGLTRPELAVLLARTKLHFQHRILESTLPDDPALEGLLYGYFPERVVRTDRAAVRQHRLRREIVTVELANRLVDFCGTTFVLRVARDTGREELAVVRAWAAACALVDVHALWDHLLELSVPLPVATEEGTFLRIEAALERAVKWFLQTQDTSEPLGPLLERLAPSVDALFGTLARFLPRDPGREIEATAKELEALGCARDLAERTAKLPRLAEVLEIGQLASEEGVDLEIAARTYYATDAVVDFEWIREALGSLPGEDRWERRAAEGLLEGLMYARRALAREVLGEDAEGVEDKLRAFVEKHRRQADVVAKLSNDIRSAPRRTLAGFVVLMREIGRLLGR; encoded by the coding sequence ATGGCCGAACTCTCCAAAGCGATCGCACGGCTCATGGAAGAGAAAAAGCAAGCCTCGGAGCCGCGGGCCGAAAAGCGCCGCGAGGCCGAGCGGGGGCCGTCGGACTTCGAGCTTTTCGCGGCCCGACTCCTCGAGCGCGCCCCGAGGGACTTCCTCGACCGGTACGGCGTAGAACGAGTCGAAGCTCTTTCGCGCGCGGCCTTCGACTTCTTCGCCGCCCCCGGGCCCCGTCCCCGGGTCCGAGTCTACGACCCCTCCTACGAACGCGACGGATGGGACGCCCCCGTCACGGTGGTCGAAACCCTTCTCGGGGACCGACCCTTCGTCGTCGACACCGTCCGGCTCGCACTCGACCGCTACGCTCCCCTGCTCTTCCTCCACCCGATCGTGGCCTGCGAGCGGGACTCGCAGGGAAGGCTCGTCCGCGTGGTCTCCGAGGAAGCCGAAGCCCCGCGGGACTCTTTCCTGCACGTCGAGATCGAGCGTCTCTCCTCCGACGAGGAGAGAAAAAGCCTCGAAGCCGAAATCCGAGAGCGCCTCGCCGACCTCGTTCTCGTCACCGACGACTACCAGGCGATGCGACAGACCCTCTCCCGGATCGGCGAGGAGCTGCGCTCTCCGACCGCGACCTGGCCCGGTCCGCCTCCCGCCCCGGAAGTGGCGGCGTTTCTCGAGTGGCTCGACGAAGGCAACTTCGTGTTCCTGGGCTACCGGCGCTACTCGACCGAGAACGGGGTCGTGCGGGCCGAGCTCGAGTCGGGGCTCGGCCTCCTGCGCAAGCCCCGCTCGCGCTTCGCGCAACCGACCCGCCTGGACTCCCTGCCGCCTCCGCTCCGGCGGAGAATCGAAACGGCCGCTCCCTTTCTCGTCACCAAAACGAACTCCGAGAGCCCCGTGCACCGCGCCGCCAGGATGGACTACGTCGGCGTCCGGAGCTTCGCTCCGTCGGGTGCCTGCGCGGGCGAGCACCGGATCCTCGGGCTCTTCACCTCCCGGGCCCTCGCCCAGGAAGCGGCGGAAGTCCCCGTTCTCCGTCGGAAGCTCGCCCTTCTTCTCGCCGAGGAACGTCTTCTCCCCGGGTCGCACGACCACAAGGCCTTCGTGGCCCTCTTCCAGTCGATTCCGAAGGAAATCGCCCTCGCCCTGGACGCCGACGCGCTGCGGTCGCAGATCCGCTGCATCCAGGCCGCCGAACGGAGCGACGACCTCTGGCTCACCGCCCACCCCGACGGTCTCCAGCGCGGGGTGTTCTTCCTGGTCATCCTCCCGCGGGAGCGGTTCTCGGCCGAGCTCGCGCGGCGCACGGAACGGAAGATCGTCGAGCGGCTGGGAGGGTCGGTTCTCGACCGCCACCTCGTCCTCGACGAGAGCCCGCAGGCGCGGATCCACCTGTACGTGGCGGCGCCACCCGAAGCCCTCGAAGCCGTGCGTCCCGAAACGCTGCGGCTCGAGCTGCGCGAGCTTCTCCGCACCTGGGAAGACGAGCTCGAGGAAGCGCTCGTCCGGACCTCCGAAGCTTCCCGGGCACGGAGCCTCGCGCGAAAGTACTCGAGCGTCTTCACGCCCGAGTACAAGGCCACCACCCCGCCCGAGCTCGCCGCCCGCGACGTCGAACGCTTCGAAAAACTGGAGCGGTCCCGGGAACCCCAGGTCGCCCTCGTCGAGCAGGAGGAGTCCTCGACGACGCTGCTGCGGCTCTACCTCGCGGGAACCAGACTCGTCCTGAGCGATTTCCTCCCGGTGCTCGAGAACCTGGGGCTGCGCGTCTTCGACCAGGACTCGATCGACCTCCGGGCGCCGGACGGCACCACGATCGGCCTCCACGCCTTCGACGTCCTGCGCCGGGACGGCCGCAAGCTCGGCGAGAGCGCCGGGCCGCGTCTCGGCGAAGCCCTTCTGGCCCATTTTCGGGGCAGGCTGCTCCACGACCGTCTCAACACCCTCGTCACCGAAGCCGACCTCCGCTGGGAGCAGGTCACGCTACTGCGCGCCTACGCCGCGCACCTCTCGCAGACCGGAGCCGCTTCCTTCTCCACCTGCGTCGACGTCCTGACCCGCTATCCCGAATGCGCGAAGGCACTCTGGCGGTATTTCGAAGCGAAGTTCGACCCCTCCGACCCTCGCAGCGCACGCGAGCGGACGACCGACGTCCTCCCGCCTCTCGAAGACGCCTTCCGAAAAGCGCTCGACGCGGTCGAAACGGCGCGCGACGACCGTGTCCTGCGGTGCCTTTTCGCGACGGTGGAGGCCACGGTCCGCACCAACTTCTTCGCGCGTGCCTCCGAGGGCGTCGTGGCTTTCAAGCTCGACGCGCGAAACCTCGCCCACCTCCCCCGACCGAGGCCGTACTACGAAGCGTTCGTGTACGGCCCACACGTCGAAGGCGTCCACCTGCGCGCGGCGCGCGTCGCGCGCGGCGGCATCCGGCACACGGACCGAACGGACGACTACCGGACGGAAATCCTGGGACTCATGAAGACCCAGGTCGCCAAGAACGCGGTGATCGTACCGAGCGGAGCGAAAGGCGGTTTCCTCGTCCGGCGGCGCGACGCGAGCGCGGCCGAAGTCGTGGCGGCCTACCGCACGTTCCTCGACTGCCTGCTCGACCTGGTCGACAACGTGGTGAAAGGACGGGTCGTCCCCGGGCCCGGAGTCCACTACGACGGCAGCGACACCTATCTGGTCGTCGCCGCGGACAAGGGGACGGCGGCTTTCTCCGATATCGCGAACGAGGTGGCCCGCGCCCGCGGCTTCTGGCTCGGGGACGCCTTCGCCTCGGGCGGAAGCCGCGGCTACGACCACAAAAAGCTGGGCATCACGGCCCGCGGAGCCTGGGAGTGCGTGCGGCGGCATTTTCGCGAAGCGGGGATCGACGCGGATCGGGAACCCATCCGGGTCGTGGGGATCGGCGACATGAGCGGAGACGTGTTCGGCAACGGCATGTTGCTCTCGCGCCATCTCCGTCTCGTGGCGGCGTTCGACCACCGCCACGTGTTCCTCGACCCCGAAGGGGACCCCGCGACGGCCTACGACGAGAGGGCCCGCCTCTTCCGCCTCCCGCGCTCGAGCTGGGCCGATTACGACCCCGCGAAGCTCGGCCCGGGCGGAGGGGTGTTTCCGCGGACGGCGAAAAGAGTCCCGCTCTCCCCCGAAGTTCGGGCTGCTCTCGGCGTGGAAGAGACGAGCCTTTCCGGCGAGGAGCTCGTTCGCGCCGTCCTGCGAGCGGACGTCGACCTCCTCTGGAACGGCGGCATCGGCACCTACGTGAAGGCCAGCTCGGAAACGCACGCGGACGCAGGCGACCCCGCGAACGATTCGGTGCGAGTCGACGCGAACCAGGTCCGCGCCAAAGTGGTCGGAGAAGGAGGGAATCTCGGCTTCACGCAGAGCGCTCGGGTCGAGTACGCCCTCGGCGGGGGTCGGATCAACACGGACGCGATCGACAACGCCGGGGGCGTCACGCTCTCCGACCACGAGGTGAACATCAAGATCGCGCTGGCGCCGGCCGTGGAGTCCGGGCGCCTCGACGAGCCGGCCCGGGATCGGCTCCTGGCCGAAATCACCGAGGACGTCGTACGCCGCGTCCTCCGGCAGAACGTCCGCCAGTCGCTCGCCCTCGGGCTCGAACAGTCGCGGAGCCGGAAAAAGCTCGGCGACTTTCTCGAATGGATCCACGAGCTCGAGGCGCTGGGGGAGCTCGACCGGGCGGCCGAAAGGCTTCCGGACCGGGACACGCTGCGGCGCCGGCGGGCCGACTTCCTCGGACTCACGCGGCCCGAGCTCGCCGTGCTCCTCGCGCGAACGAAGCTCCACTTCCAGCATCGCATCCTCGAATCGACCCTCCCCGACGACCCGGCCCTCGAGGGTCTCCTCTACGGCTACTTCCCCGAACGCGTGGTGCGCACGGACCGTGCGGCCGTCCGGCAGCACCGCCTCCGGCGGGAGATCGTCACGGTGGAGCTCGCGAACCGCCTCGTCGACTTTTGCGGCACGACGTTCGTCCTTCGCGTGGCGAGGGACACCGGACGCGAGGAGCTGGCCGTCGTGCGCGCGTGGGCCGCGGCCTGTGCCCTGGTCGACGTCCACGCCCTCTGGGACCACCTCCTCGAGCTTTCCGTGCCCCTCCCCGTCGCCACCGAAGAGGGAACGTTCCTGCGCATCGAAGCGGCCCTCGAGCGCGCCGTGAAGTGGTTCCTCCAAACGCAAGACACGAGCGAGCCTCTCGGGCCGCTCCTCGAGCGGCTCGCCCCGTCCGTGGACGCGCTGTTCGGCACGCTCGCACGCTTCCTCCCGCGCGACCCGGGGCGGGAAATCGAGGCGACGGCGAAAGAACTCGAAGCGCTCGGCTGCGCGCGAGATCTCGCCGAGCGCACGGCGAAATTGCCGCGTCTGGCCGAGGTCCTCGAAATCGGACAACTGGCTTCGGAAGAAGGCGTCGACCTCGAAATCGCGGCGCGGACGTACTACGCGACCGACGCCGTGGTCGATTTCGAGTGGATCCGGGAGGCGCTCGGGTCCCTGCCGGGAGAAGATCGCTGGGAACGACGGGCGGCGGAAGGACTTCTCGAGGGCCTCATGTACGCCCGCAGGGCGCTCGCGCGCGAGGTACTCGGAGAAGACGCCGAGGGAGTCGAAGACAAACTGCGAGCTTTCGTGGAAAAGCACCGCCGGCAAGCGGACGTCGTCGCCAAACTCTCGAACGACATCCGGAGCGCGCCGCGCCGCACGCTCGCCGGCTTCGTCGTGCTGATGCGGGAAATCGGCCGACTGTTGGGGAGGTAG
- a CDS encoding MBL fold metallo-hydrolase has translation MSVRVTFLGAGDAFGSGGRCMAAYLVETPTTSLLLDCGPTILTSSKRHGVDLERVDAVVLSHLHGDHFGGLPFLFLEYLFERPRKRPLVVAGPAGTPGRVHALFRTMYRDLAREGLAFPVEYLPLSPRRRATIGDVVLYPFRVPHQKKDVSLGFRLETNSRVLVYSGDSGWTEALVRHSRDADLFVCECCFFETRVDFHLDYPRIAENRSRLSCKRLVLSHLGREVLARADEVREELAFDGLVVEL, from the coding sequence ATGAGCGTACGCGTCACCTTCCTGGGAGCGGGGGATGCCTTCGGTTCGGGGGGCCGCTGCATGGCAGCCTATCTCGTCGAGACTCCCACCACCTCGCTGCTCCTCGACTGCGGCCCGACGATCCTCACCTCGAGCAAGCGCCACGGCGTGGACCTCGAGCGGGTGGACGCCGTGGTCCTGAGCCATCTTCACGGCGATCACTTCGGGGGCCTTCCCTTTCTCTTTCTCGAGTACCTCTTCGAGCGGCCGCGGAAGCGTCCGCTCGTCGTGGCCGGGCCCGCGGGCACTCCCGGCCGGGTACACGCCCTTTTCCGCACGATGTACCGCGACCTCGCTCGCGAAGGGCTCGCGTTTCCCGTCGAATATCTCCCCCTCTCCCCGCGCCGCAGGGCGACGATCGGCGACGTCGTCCTCTACCCTTTCCGCGTGCCGCACCAGAAAAAGGACGTCTCTCTCGGCTTCCGACTGGAAACGAACTCCCGGGTGCTCGTCTATTCCGGAGATTCCGGGTGGACCGAAGCTCTCGTGCGCCATTCGCGGGACGCGGACCTCTTCGTCTGCGAGTGTTGCTTCTTCGAAACCCGGGTGGACTTCCACCTCGACTACCCCCGCATCGCGGAAAACCGCTCCCGGCTCTCGTGCAAGCGGCTCGTCCTGAGCCACCTGGGTCGAGAGGTCCTGGCCCGCGCGGACGAGGTCCGGGAGGAACTTGCGTTCGACGGGCTCGTCGTCGAGCTCTGA
- the rlmD gene encoding 23S rRNA (uracil(1939)-C(5))-methyltransferase RlmD, which translates to MEARAVALAGAPEGQAEELVPNAAFFRPRLDDELLDTRLRAVGQVSRVANVDEAEESSFLFRDVEVASQVRDDTAETPDRAPVGRQGGPADAFEDPAHPVEVRTTGPADSQVGTGHRAAFLVRDEGTQEQALEPRSRPGQTGARVATRIESLSYGPHAVARVDGKVHFVRQAAPGDLVELAVREDRGTYSFSEVAALLEPGPARRLPPCPYLPRCGGCPWQHVRYEVQLRAKEELVRELLGRIGGFERPPVGPVVPSAREFEYRRRLSLRVEGRRVGYFAAASHELVPVSECLLGRGPLRRILPLVQEWVSRTKSLVKRVEVYLSDRDEIGFAAEAEGGFAEEDREVSAAFVEKGGNVVGIVGQGRLLAGRARVGYAVPGAGVLEVTLGTFVQVHPEQNERLVSLVLEFAELSGAEEVLEFYAGFGNLSFPLARHAGSVHAVERSRQAVEDARENARRLGVRNVRFSCADAGRFAARHREEISGADVVVLDPPRSGAAELVPSLLEASPRTIVYVSCNPSTLARDLRSLASRYRLVEVRPVDFFPQTYHVEVVARLERE; encoded by the coding sequence GTGGAGGCTCGTGCAGTCGCGCTTGCGGGCGCGCCGGAGGGCCAGGCCGAGGAGCTCGTCCCGAACGCGGCTTTCTTCCGACCCCGGCTCGACGACGAGCTGCTCGACACGCGCCTGCGAGCCGTGGGCCAGGTGTCTCGAGTAGCGAACGTAGACGAAGCCGAGGAGTCTTCCTTCCTTTTCCGCGACGTAGAGGTCGCTTCCCAGGTCCGCGACGATACGGCGGAAACGCCGGATCGTGCGCCGGTCGGGCGGCAAGGGGGACCCGCCGACGCGTTCGAGGATCCGGCTCACCCCGTCGAAGTCCGCACGACGGGCCCGGCGGATTCTCAGGTCGGAACCGGGCATAGGGCTGCTTTTCTCGTAAGGGACGAAGGGACGCAAGAGCAGGCTCTGGAACCGCGCTCCCGGCCCGGGCAAACTGGGGCTCGCGTGGCCACGAGAATCGAAAGCCTTTCCTACGGGCCCCACGCCGTGGCCCGCGTGGACGGCAAGGTACATTTCGTCCGGCAGGCGGCGCCCGGCGACCTGGTGGAGCTCGCGGTTCGCGAAGATCGCGGGACCTATTCCTTTTCCGAGGTCGCCGCTCTCCTCGAGCCCGGGCCCGCGCGCCGGCTGCCGCCCTGTCCGTACCTTCCCCGGTGCGGGGGGTGCCCCTGGCAGCACGTGCGGTACGAGGTCCAGCTCCGCGCCAAAGAAGAACTCGTGCGCGAACTTCTCGGCAGGATCGGCGGCTTCGAGCGCCCTCCGGTCGGCCCGGTCGTTCCTTCCGCCAGGGAGTTCGAGTACCGCCGGAGGCTCAGCCTCCGCGTGGAAGGACGGCGAGTCGGTTATTTTGCCGCCGCTTCCCACGAGCTCGTACCCGTCTCGGAGTGCCTTCTCGGGCGGGGTCCGCTCCGGCGGATCCTGCCGCTCGTCCAGGAGTGGGTTTCGCGGACGAAAAGCCTCGTCAAGCGCGTCGAGGTGTATCTTTCGGACCGGGACGAGATCGGATTCGCGGCCGAGGCGGAAGGGGGCTTCGCGGAGGAAGACCGCGAGGTGTCGGCCGCATTCGTCGAGAAAGGTGGGAACGTCGTCGGCATCGTGGGGCAAGGCCGGCTGCTCGCGGGCCGGGCACGCGTCGGGTACGCGGTTCCGGGCGCGGGCGTCCTCGAGGTGACGCTGGGTACGTTCGTCCAGGTGCACCCCGAACAGAACGAACGGCTCGTTTCTCTGGTGCTCGAATTCGCCGAACTCTCGGGGGCGGAGGAGGTCCTCGAATTCTACGCGGGCTTCGGCAACCTGTCGTTTCCGCTCGCCCGGCACGCGGGCTCGGTGCACGCGGTCGAGCGGTCGCGGCAGGCCGTCGAGGACGCGCGCGAGAACGCGCGCCGGCTCGGTGTCCGGAACGTCCGCTTTTCGTGCGCGGACGCGGGGCGTTTCGCGGCCCGCCATCGGGAAGAGATCTCCGGTGCGGACGTCGTCGTGCTCGACCCTCCCAGAAGCGGAGCCGCGGAACTCGTCCCCTCGTTGCTCGAAGCATCGCCCCGAACGATCGTCTACGTTTCCTGCAATCCCTCGACACTCGCCCGTGACCTTCGTTCCCTGGCTTCTCGTTACCGGCTCGTCGAGGTGCGGCCCGTCGACTTTTTCCCGCAGACCTACCACGTCGAAGTCGTGGCCCGCCTCGAGCGAGAATGA
- a CDS encoding iron-sulfur cluster carrier protein, whose product MPTTKTPNEILELLRAVKYPGYTRDIVSFGMVRDVQVGSDAITIVLSVTSRNPETVEQIRRDVERVVGEATGSPVRTVLAEPAGARPAPARGPRKISGAEHVVAVASGKGGVGKSTVAVNLALALRQLGHSTGLLDADVYGPSVPLLLGLGDRPVPREDNRIEPVERYGLRVMSMGLLVGRATPIIWRGPMVNKLLTQFLHDVDWGKLDFLVLDLPPGTGDAQLTVAQQVALSGGIIVTTPQDVALADVKRGIKMFEQVHAPVLGLVENMSYYECRSCGHRAEIFGHGGGRQLAEKFGIPFLAEIPISRELREASDRGEPIVATRPDHPVSRIFAEIARRVVEELRARQEAEVLPTVH is encoded by the coding sequence ATGCCGACGACGAAGACGCCGAACGAAATTCTCGAGCTCCTTCGGGCCGTCAAGTACCCCGGCTACACGCGCGACATCGTGTCCTTCGGAATGGTGCGCGACGTGCAGGTCGGGAGCGACGCGATCACGATCGTCCTTTCCGTCACCTCCCGCAATCCCGAGACCGTCGAACAGATCCGCCGCGACGTCGAGCGCGTCGTGGGAGAAGCGACCGGAAGTCCCGTTCGCACCGTACTCGCGGAGCCCGCCGGAGCTCGCCCCGCACCCGCGAGGGGTCCCCGGAAAATCTCCGGCGCGGAGCACGTCGTCGCGGTGGCGAGCGGGAAGGGCGGGGTCGGCAAATCCACGGTGGCGGTCAACCTCGCGCTCGCCCTCCGGCAGCTCGGGCACTCGACGGGCCTCCTGGACGCCGACGTCTACGGCCCGAGTGTGCCTCTGCTTCTGGGACTGGGGGACCGGCCCGTCCCGAGGGAGGACAACCGGATCGAACCCGTGGAACGCTACGGCCTCCGGGTGATGTCGATGGGGCTGCTGGTCGGAAGAGCGACGCCGATCATCTGGCGCGGCCCCATGGTGAACAAGCTCCTCACCCAGTTCCTCCACGACGTGGACTGGGGGAAGCTCGACTTCCTGGTCCTCGACCTGCCGCCCGGCACGGGGGACGCCCAGCTCACCGTCGCGCAGCAGGTGGCCCTTTCCGGCGGCATCATCGTCACCACCCCGCAGGACGTGGCACTCGCCGACGTCAAGCGGGGAATCAAGATGTTCGAGCAGGTCCACGCGCCCGTCCTCGGGCTCGTCGAGAACATGAGCTACTACGAGTGCCGTTCGTGCGGTCATCGGGCGGAGATCTTCGGCCACGGCGGAGGCAGGCAGCTCGCCGAGAAATTCGGCATCCCCTTTCTCGCCGAAATCCCCATCTCGAGGGAACTCCGCGAAGCGAGCGATCGGGGAGAACCCATCGTCGCGACCCGTCCCGACCACCCCGTGAGTCGCATCTTCGCCGAAATCGCGCGTCGGGTGGTCGAGGAGCTGCGCGCGCGGCAGGAAGCCGAGGTGCTCCCTACGGTTCACTGA
- a CDS encoding oxidoreductase has protein sequence MNLTDPKERCFWLARYGPYRATAPLREEIDADFAVVGGGFTGLSTAYHLKKAEPSAKVVVLEARYVGFGASGRNAGFVMTLFGFEPSTTKLLFGVERTVEAHRYMERAVDEVDRLVREHAMDSDYWFPGFLRVATTPAYADRIQKAIRLLTDHGIRGIEWLDGMAVREQVDSPLFLGAWWEPRAGLLDPAKHVRELKRVAVSTGVEVYENSPVVHLLREPERFVLRTPSGAVRARKLALATNAYARFFPELWLRQVPVFTHIVLTEPLDSERREVLGWQNRQGIEDARNLVHYFRLTPDDRLLMGGADVTVPFGRRMDLDDNPAVYARLEADVVRFFPALRGIRFTHRWGGPVSVTTQMVPALGYLGDRRAVYSLGCMGHGVSLSHLNGRTLADLLCERQSDLTEVWFVDRKVIPWPPEPIRFALGQLVRGLMKAQDRWYERDLEP, from the coding sequence ATGAATCTTACGGACCCGAAAGAGCGCTGCTTCTGGCTCGCCCGGTACGGACCCTACAGGGCTACCGCTCCGCTTCGCGAGGAGATCGACGCGGACTTCGCGGTCGTCGGGGGCGGGTTTACGGGACTTTCCACGGCCTATCATCTGAAGAAGGCCGAGCCCTCGGCGAAAGTCGTCGTGCTCGAAGCCCGGTACGTCGGCTTCGGCGCGAGCGGCAGGAACGCGGGTTTCGTCATGACCCTCTTCGGTTTCGAACCGTCCACCACGAAGCTTCTTTTCGGCGTGGAGCGCACGGTGGAAGCGCACCGGTACATGGAGCGTGCCGTCGACGAGGTGGACCGTCTCGTGCGGGAGCACGCGATGGATTCGGACTACTGGTTCCCGGGTTTTTTGCGGGTCGCGACGACTCCTGCCTACGCCGACCGGATCCAGAAGGCCATCCGGCTTCTCACGGACCACGGAATTCGGGGGATCGAATGGCTCGACGGGATGGCCGTGCGGGAGCAGGTCGACTCCCCGCTCTTCCTCGGCGCCTGGTGGGAGCCCAGGGCGGGGCTTCTCGACCCCGCCAAGCACGTCCGAGAACTCAAACGGGTGGCGGTTTCGACCGGCGTGGAGGTGTACGAAAATTCGCCGGTCGTCCACCTCCTTCGCGAACCCGAACGCTTCGTCCTGCGAACCCCCTCGGGTGCGGTGCGCGCGCGGAAACTGGCGCTCGCCACCAACGCCTATGCCCGGTTTTTCCCCGAGCTCTGGCTGCGGCAGGTGCCCGTCTTCACGCACATCGTGCTCACGGAACCTCTCGATTCCGAGCGCCGGGAAGTGCTCGGGTGGCAAAATCGGCAGGGAATCGAAGATGCCAGGAACCTGGTCCACTATTTCCGCCTCACGCCCGACGACCGGCTGCTCATGGGAGGTGCGGACGTGACCGTGCCCTTCGGCCGCAGGATGGACCTCGACGACAACCCCGCGGTGTACGCGCGACTCGAGGCCGACGTCGTGCGCTTTTTCCCGGCGCTGCGGGGCATTCGGTTCACGCATCGGTGGGGAGGTCCCGTTTCCGTCACGACGCAAATGGTGCCCGCGCTCGGGTACCTCGGCGACCGGAGGGCCGTCTACAGTCTCGGCTGCATGGGGCACGGGGTGTCGCTTTCTCACCTGAACGGGCGGACGCTCGCCGACCTCCTGTGCGAGCGGCAGTCGGACCTCACGGAAGTCTGGTTCGTCGACCGCAAGGTGATTCCCTGGCCACCCGAACCGATCCGGTTCGCCCTGGGGCAGCTCGTCCGAGGGCTCATGAAGGCGCAGGACCGCTGGTACGAACGCGATCTCGAGCCGTAG